The following proteins come from a genomic window of Burkholderia sp. PAMC 26561:
- a CDS encoding TetR/AcrR family transcriptional regulator — MQGVFLNLVKEKKERRARVPPHFARGALLEVAAELFCRYGLNVVTIEHLAQASRLNKMSVYRLFGSREAFVLDCARWLRAREEQQWVDALEPMDDDPAKNIRELFRDLSRRMLRAGYAGRALSIISRYYGDAGHPVRQKYATHRAVFRSLLLKLSNDLRSTEPGTRRHAAARLGGNSAL, encoded by the coding sequence ATGCAGGGCGTGTTTTTGAATTTGGTAAAAGAGAAGAAGGAGCGACGTGCCAGGGTCCCGCCGCACTTTGCGCGTGGCGCGCTTCTGGAGGTTGCTGCAGAGCTTTTTTGTCGTTACGGCTTAAACGTTGTCACTATTGAACATCTGGCGCAAGCTTCGCGACTGAACAAGATGAGCGTGTACCGTCTGTTCGGTTCACGTGAAGCCTTTGTGCTCGATTGTGCGAGGTGGCTGCGAGCAAGGGAGGAGCAGCAATGGGTTGATGCACTCGAGCCGATGGATGACGACCCCGCTAAGAACATTCGCGAACTGTTCCGCGATCTCTCGCGCCGCATGCTTCGCGCCGGTTACGCGGGACGCGCATTAAGCATTATTTCCCGCTACTACGGGGACGCTGGCCATCCGGTGAGACAAAAATATGCTACTCACAGGGCGGTGTTTCGCTCATTGCTTTTGAAATTGTCAAACGACCTGCGATCTACCGAGCCAGGAACTCGCCGACACGCTGCTGCTCGTTTGGGAGGGAACAGCGCTCTATGA
- a CDS encoding TetR/AcrR family transcriptional regulator — translation MGHSQADKIATHKRIVETAAKRFREFGLEGVSVADVMSDVGLTVGGFYKHFRSRDDMICEALSEALRDIGPWKAAIATDPQQAMLGYVSERHRDNISACCPIAALVNDVSRGTVQTREIYTGQVRRVFDLLEKSIAKEHHSDRRPQAMLAFSACVGAIALSRAVSDPELSKQILDGVARQLVELFEPRPKIK, via the coding sequence ATGGGACACTCGCAGGCTGACAAAATTGCTACTCACAAACGTATTGTCGAAACGGCGGCGAAGCGATTTCGCGAATTTGGGTTGGAGGGTGTCAGTGTCGCCGACGTGATGAGCGATGTGGGCCTTACGGTGGGCGGCTTCTACAAACACTTCCGGTCGCGAGACGATATGATTTGCGAAGCATTGTCTGAGGCGCTCAGAGATATTGGGCCTTGGAAGGCAGCTATTGCAACCGACCCGCAGCAGGCGATGCTCGGCTATGTGTCCGAACGGCACAGGGACAATATCTCGGCATGCTGTCCGATCGCGGCGCTGGTCAACGATGTAAGCCGCGGTACGGTGCAGACTCGCGAAATCTATACAGGCCAGGTACGTCGCGTCTTTGATCTCCTGGAAAAGTCGATCGCCAAGGAACACCATTCCGACAGACGTCCTCAGGCTATGCTCGCCTTTAGCGCGTGCGTCGGTGCAATCGCCCTCTCCCGGGCGGTGTCAGACCCAGAGCTTTCGAAGCAGATCCTCGACGGGGTCGCGCGCCAGTTGGTTGAACTGTTCGAACCTCGGCCGAAGATAAAATAG
- a CDS encoding efflux transporter outer membrane subunit: MKRLSILPDLSLVALLLVACGCTVGPNYSLPKSAVLNAPFAHASLPDVDGQHIAQEQVPSDWWHLYDDPLLEQLVSDALNSNTDLRVAAANLARYQEALRVAEAQGGFSGSASAAFERAQESGEQYLIFSKVPVANEGDVGIKISYEFDLFGKLRRGVEAANADGEATQAAEDLTRITVVADVVRAYIENCLAAEQLAIAEQSLALQRQRVDVSRRLRNAGRGNRPDVTNGQTQLQSLAAEIPSYTGRRKMAQYQLAMLLARAPSDLPPAVLTCNAVPQIKQALPVGDGATLLMRRPDVREAERQLAASTARVGVATGALYPTVIFGASAGTTGVLEDLGMLSTNHWSFGPLISWTFPTNGARGRVHEAEDTSTAALAHFDGVVLNALRETETTLATYVADYTRAEALRAALKSATESADETHRSYVGGRQSFISDLDATRTLTGTRAQVAASEGQVAIDQANLFLALGGGWEREREREYSVDSSGPAIVHPEQRGPN; the protein is encoded by the coding sequence ATGAAGCGCTTGAGCATACTCCCTGATCTGTCATTGGTAGCACTGTTGCTGGTCGCATGCGGCTGCACCGTTGGACCGAACTATTCGCTACCAAAATCCGCCGTCCTCAACGCCCCTTTCGCCCACGCGTCGCTTCCAGATGTCGACGGACAGCATATCGCGCAAGAGCAGGTCCCCTCCGACTGGTGGCATCTATACGACGATCCGCTTCTTGAACAACTCGTCAGTGATGCACTGAATTCGAACACCGACTTGCGTGTCGCCGCCGCTAATCTTGCAAGATATCAAGAAGCACTTCGCGTCGCGGAGGCCCAAGGGGGATTTTCTGGTAGCGCGTCCGCAGCATTCGAGCGAGCGCAAGAGTCTGGCGAGCAGTACCTGATCTTCAGCAAGGTGCCGGTGGCAAACGAAGGAGATGTCGGCATCAAGATTTCCTATGAGTTCGATCTATTTGGCAAGCTGCGCCGTGGCGTAGAGGCCGCGAATGCCGACGGCGAAGCAACTCAGGCGGCTGAGGACCTCACGCGTATTACCGTCGTGGCCGACGTCGTACGCGCTTACATCGAAAATTGCTTGGCGGCGGAACAACTGGCCATCGCGGAGCAATCGCTTGCACTGCAGAGGCAGCGCGTCGACGTCTCGCGCCGACTGCGCAATGCCGGACGCGGCAATCGACCGGATGTGACGAACGGACAGACCCAGCTCCAGTCCCTGGCGGCGGAAATCCCCAGCTATACAGGTCGCCGCAAAATGGCGCAGTACCAACTCGCGATGTTGCTTGCGCGTGCTCCGTCGGATCTGCCGCCTGCTGTGCTCACGTGCAACGCGGTCCCCCAGATAAAGCAAGCACTGCCAGTAGGCGACGGAGCCACATTGCTTATGCGTCGCCCGGATGTACGTGAGGCAGAGCGGCAACTTGCGGCTTCGACGGCGCGGGTCGGCGTAGCCACCGGTGCGCTTTATCCGACCGTAATTTTCGGAGCGTCGGCTGGGACAACCGGTGTACTCGAAGACTTAGGGATGTTATCGACCAATCATTGGAGCTTCGGCCCTCTCATCAGTTGGACCTTCCCTACCAACGGTGCCCGCGGTCGCGTGCATGAGGCGGAAGATACGAGCACAGCGGCGCTCGCGCATTTTGACGGCGTCGTCTTAAATGCTTTACGCGAAACGGAGACGACTCTAGCCACCTACGTTGCCGACTATACCCGAGCCGAAGCTTTACGTGCCGCGCTTAAGTCAGCTACAGAGTCGGCCGACGAAACGCACCGGTCGTATGTCGGCGGCCGGCAGTCATTCATTTCCGACCTAGATGCGACTCGCACGCTAACCGGGACTCGCGCGCAGGTCGCAGCCTCCGAAGGACAGGTGGCGATCGATCAAGCGAACCTGTTCCTCGCGCTAGGCGGTGGGTGGGAGCGGGAGCGCGAGCGGGAATACAGCGTCGACTCAAGCGGGCCCGCGATCGTTCACCCCGAACAACGTGGACCTAATTGA
- a CDS encoding MarR family winged helix-turn-helix transcriptional regulator, which yields MELPQCSCSSLRSATRALSLAFDDALRPSGLRVTQFAILSGLAVIGELPLSTLADLMVMDRTTLGRNLKPLQRDELVDINIGTDRRERLVSITPGGRKTFMRAMPLWEDVQRRFEKKVGKREAKELRDKMVTLVNVGRQLAEENQKAG from the coding sequence ATGGAATTGCCGCAATGCAGCTGTTCGTCGCTACGTAGCGCGACACGGGCGCTTTCACTTGCGTTTGACGATGCATTGCGGCCGAGCGGGCTACGTGTGACGCAATTTGCGATCTTGTCAGGTTTAGCTGTGATCGGGGAGCTTCCATTAAGCACACTTGCTGATTTGATGGTGATGGACAGAACGACGCTTGGAAGGAATCTCAAACCGCTACAACGCGATGAGTTGGTAGACATAAACATCGGCACCGATCGTCGTGAGCGACTCGTAAGTATCACCCCGGGTGGACGCAAGACGTTCATGCGCGCCATGCCTCTCTGGGAGGACGTGCAGCGGCGCTTTGAAAAAAAGGTTGGCAAGCGTGAAGCAAAAGAGCTTCGTGACAAAATGGTCACGCTTGTGAATGTTGGTCGCCAGCTTGCGGAAGAAAACCAGAAAGCGGGCTAA
- a CDS encoding EF-hand domain-containing protein translates to MSISSLNSLTSAYQGYANSAQNKTSTSSDSPDTSTLQGFISQQTITATNTTTGAAESQTMQSMPLAVAWAPQMFSQGDKNNDGSLSPDQFQSQLARVGVSADAAKQLFQTFDTSKDGQVSLSEFVTGVSNSIASGSHVFNDLMDSYTRDSNGNLNKAAMDNFLSIGLDAANTFWKNLPPR, encoded by the coding sequence ATGTCTATCTCCTCCTTGAACAGTCTGACGTCGGCTTATCAGGGGTACGCCAATTCTGCGCAAAATAAAACTTCCACTTCATCGGATTCTCCGGATACATCCACCCTTCAAGGGTTCATTTCCCAGCAGACGATAACGGCCACCAACACTACCACCGGAGCAGCCGAGAGTCAGACAATGCAATCGATGCCTTTGGCCGTGGCATGGGCTCCCCAGATGTTCTCGCAAGGAGACAAGAACAACGACGGTTCGCTGTCACCTGATCAGTTCCAGTCTCAGCTTGCACGAGTCGGCGTATCGGCTGACGCTGCGAAGCAACTCTTCCAAACCTTCGACACGTCTAAAGATGGGCAGGTATCGCTTAGCGAATTTGTTACGGGGGTTAGCAACAGCATTGCGAGTGGAAGCCACGTGTTCAACGACCTTATGGACTCGTACACTAGAGACTCGAACGGAAATCTGAACAAGGCCGCCATGGACAATTTCCTGAGTATAGGCCTGGACGCGGCTAATACTTTTTGGAAGAACTTGCCGCCCCGGTGA